One segment of Candidatus Paceibacterota bacterium DNA contains the following:
- a CDS encoding O-antigen ligase family protein, with protein sequence MNSEKILKTLVVTGLMLIPFIPLIISYSLFFPFITGKAFAFRIIVSIVFLSWIGLVFLNKEYLPKKSWILYSTVSFLVVLVFSAVFGIDPYRSFWSTFERMEGLITLFYLVGLFVVMISVLKEKDWKIFFHVSLVTSAIICFYSFLQLVGSVDIRQGGVRLDGTLGNAIYLAVYLMFHIFIGIFYFFQRRDNYRYLYLFLIATQVFILYNTATRGVTLALIFGLAVTFFLLLVFGKEHKSLRKKSLVLLLLLLVFLGAFWFFKDSSFVKESPVLSRFSTISLEGIKEQGRYFVWPMAIEGFKERPILGYGQENFIHIFSENYNPAMYGHEPWFDRVHNVYLDWLVAGGILALLFFLLIIFSSIFYLWKTPNFSILEKSVLSGFLAAYLFQGIFDFDNLTSYILLFSILAFICYKSTPGESIKLPFAGLSFAHAKTIILSALVAVFFISGYFLHYKPILAAKTIIDAIHPQTANQDSLEHFKKFFSYNTFGNQEGLIHFLNKASMVIASDNPEELKLDFFNLAQDRISVQTERFPLDARVLISSGVFFRQVEQYDRSLEMLERASKLSPKKQSIYFEIASTLFSASRFEEAMEVLESAKNLWPENPESRTFYLMALLANDRLSEANSEWEILPDSVKYFDDRLLNTLAEIKQYSKVLEIWQKRVEFEPENLESRQALVASYLSLRNWPKAIEELEKIVEIDPNFKETADYAISEIRAGRGAGLLAN encoded by the coding sequence ATGAACTCGGAGAAAATTTTAAAGACTCTTGTTGTGACGGGATTAATGTTGATTCCTTTCATCCCTCTTATTATAAGCTATTCCTTGTTTTTTCCTTTTATAACCGGTAAGGCGTTTGCTTTCAGGATAATTGTTAGTATTGTTTTCTTGTCATGGATTGGTCTTGTATTTTTAAATAAAGAATATTTACCAAAAAAATCATGGATTTTGTATTCAACCGTTTCTTTTTTGGTAGTTCTTGTCTTTTCAGCTGTTTTCGGGATTGACCCGTATAGAAGCTTTTGGTCAACTTTTGAAAGAATGGAAGGATTGATCACCCTATTTTACTTGGTTGGGTTGTTTGTAGTTATGATCTCGGTTCTGAAAGAAAAAGACTGGAAGATATTTTTCCACGTTTCTTTAGTGACAAGTGCAATCATATGTTTCTATAGCTTTCTTCAGCTTGTGGGGTCGGTTGATATAAGGCAAGGTGGGGTTAGGTTGGACGGAACACTTGGCAACGCTATCTATTTGGCAGTTTATTTAATGTTCCATATCTTTATCGGGATTTTTTATTTCTTTCAGAGGCGCGACAACTATCGATATCTCTATTTGTTTTTGATTGCGACGCAGGTCTTTATTCTATACAACACCGCGACAAGAGGTGTAACTCTAGCTTTGATTTTCGGCCTAGCAGTCACATTTTTTCTCTTACTTGTATTTGGAAAAGAGCATAAAAGTCTTAGGAAAAAATCTCTAGTTTTATTGCTTCTTTTATTGGTTTTTCTTGGAGCGTTTTGGTTTTTCAAAGACTCGTCTTTTGTAAAAGAGAGCCCAGTTCTATCCAGGTTTTCCACTATTTCTCTTGAGGGGATAAAAGAACAGGGACGCTATTTTGTCTGGCCGATGGCGATTGAGGGCTTTAAAGAAAGGCCGATTCTTGGTTATGGTCAGGAAAATTTTATCCACATCTTTAGTGAAAACTACAATCCGGCAATGTATGGTCATGAGCCATGGTTTGATCGCGTTCATAATGTTTATCTTGACTGGCTTGTTGCCGGTGGGATTTTGGCGCTTCTATTTTTCTTATTGATTATTTTTTCTTCTATTTTTTATCTTTGGAAAACACCCAATTTTTCTATTTTAGAAAAAAGTGTTTTGTCCGGATTTCTAGCCGCGTATTTGTTTCAGGGGATATTTGATTTTGATAATTTGACGAGTTATATTCTTTTGTTCTCAATTCTGGCTTTTATCTGCTATAAGAGCACGCCGGGGGAATCAATAAAACTACCGTTTGCCGGTCTGTCTTTTGCTCACGCCAAGACGATAATTTTGTCTGCTCTTGTCGCCGTGTTTTTTATTTCAGGTTATTTTCTTCATTACAAGCCAATACTAGCGGCAAAAACGATTATTGATGCCATACATCCTCAAACAGCAAATCAAGACAGCTTAGAGCATTTCAAGAAATTTTTTAGTTACAATACTTTTGGCAATCAAGAGGGGCTAATTCATTTTTTAAACAAGGCGTCTATGGTGATTGCTAGCGACAACCCTGAAGAGTTGAAGCTTGATTTTTTCAACTTAGCTCAAGATAGAATATCTGTTCAGACAGAAAGGTTTCCGCTTGATGCAAGAGTTTTGATATCTTCCGGAGTTTTTTTCAGGCAGGTGGAGCAATATGACAGGTCTCTTGAGATGCTGGAGCGAGCTTCTAAACTCTCACCAAAAAAACAAAGTATTTATTTTGAAATTGCCTCAACCCTGTTTTCTGCCAGTCGGTTCGAGGAAGCGATGGAAGTGTTGGAATCCGCAAAAAACTTATGGCCGGAAAATCCAGAATCCAGAACATTTTACTTGATGGCTCTTCTTGCAAACGACAGATTATCGGAAGCTAATTCTGAATGGGAGATATTACCTGACTCCGTCAAATATTTTGACGATCGACTCCTGAATACTTTAGCGGAAATAAAACAGTATTCAAAAGTTTTAGAAATTTGGCAGAAGAGAGTTGAGTTTGAGCCGGAAAATTTAGAATCGCGCCAAGCCCTTGTCGCTTCTTATCTGTCTTTGAGAAATTGGCCGAAAGCCATAGAAGAATTGGAGAAAATAGTTGAGATTGACCCGAATTTTAAGGAAACTGCTGATTATGC
- a CDS encoding oligosaccharide flippase family protein, giving the protein MKEKIYNILRWSEKYTKTDMVYLTKGGSWLALEYSFQVVSSLFLAVAFANLLPKEAFGTYQFIIAMASIVSVFTLTGMSSAIMRSVARGTDGALRYGLQLKLTWSIGIVLASGGLSLYYFFNDNQTLAIAFLIVGAFQPLISSFKLYGPFLVGKKNFRENSTLNILQKLLPFILLLLALFLTKNPLIIVAVYFIANATSVIFLYRYTVRKYKLTITPDPELKSYSKHLSFMESFLKIAGQLDKILMWHFLGAASVAIYTIAQMPVSHIKGLFNLGHSLTFPKFAKKNLTELKIILPKKITKYFFISIITATVYIVFAPFLFSVFFPIYSESVFYSQLLALAILVVPKTFINQSFISHQMKKELYISNISTSIIRIILIAILLPIYGITGAIIALIIAEFYETALLWFLFRRLRYPREI; this is encoded by the coding sequence ATGAAAGAAAAAATCTACAACATTCTTCGGTGGAGTGAAAAATATACCAAAACCGACATGGTTTATTTAACCAAGGGTGGCTCTTGGCTTGCTCTTGAGTACTCCTTTCAGGTAGTCAGCAGTCTTTTCTTGGCGGTTGCCTTCGCTAATCTTTTACCCAAAGAGGCCTTCGGTACTTATCAGTTCATCATTGCTATGGCATCTATCGTCAGTGTCTTTACATTAACCGGTATGAGTAGCGCCATTATGCGCTCAGTCGCTCGCGGCACTGACGGTGCCTTACGCTACGGTCTTCAGCTTAAACTTACCTGGAGTATTGGTATTGTTTTAGCATCAGGTGGTCTTTCACTCTATTACTTTTTTAACGACAACCAAACGCTGGCAATAGCTTTTTTGATCGTCGGCGCCTTTCAGCCTCTAATCTCCAGCTTCAAACTATATGGACCCTTCTTAGTCGGTAAAAAAAATTTCCGGGAAAATTCCACGCTGAATATTCTGCAGAAATTATTGCCATTTATTCTTCTGCTTTTGGCTCTATTTCTCACGAAAAATCCGCTTATCATTGTTGCTGTCTATTTTATTGCCAATGCTACCTCAGTGATTTTTTTGTATCGGTACACTGTTCGGAAATACAAACTGACAATTACACCCGATCCGGAACTCAAAAGCTACAGCAAACACTTAAGTTTTATGGAATCATTTTTAAAAATTGCCGGACAGTTGGATAAAATTCTTATGTGGCATTTCCTCGGAGCCGCTTCGGTCGCAATTTATACAATTGCACAGATGCCTGTATCACACATAAAAGGTTTATTTAATTTAGGTCACTCACTTACCTTTCCAAAATTTGCTAAAAAAAATTTAACAGAGTTAAAGATAATATTACCTAAAAAAATAACTAAATATTTTTTTATTTCAATTATCACCGCTACTGTTTATATAGTGTTTGCTCCATTTCTTTTCTCAGTTTTCTTTCCAATATATTCCGAGTCAGTCTTTTATTCACAATTGCTAGCCCTTGCCATTCTTGTTGTACCAAAAACATTCATAAATCAATCTTTCATTTCCCACCAGATGAAAAAAGAGTTATATATATCAAACATTAGCACCTCAATAATTAGAATAATTTTAATTGCAATTTTACTACCAATCTATGGTATAACAGGAGCAATTATTGCCTTAATTATCGCAGAATTTTATGAAACAGCTTTATTATGGTTTCTTTTCCGTCGTTTACGATATCCTAGGGAAATTTGA